CTCGGATCGTGTGCGGCCTGGAGCCAAACTCGATGACTCCGGCGTAGGGCGCATCGCTGAACAAACGACCGGTCACAGCGCCCCCGTTGAATTCGATCTTCGATTGAATGGATCGGTAATACGGGCCTTGCCCCTTGCCCGGCTTGCGGGATGGGTCGGCGACTCTTTGCCTTGCCAGGGAATGAGACGTTTTTACAATTTCACGCGCGGTTTCATTGGCGAGTTGATTGGCTTCGTTCGCCAGTTTGTCGACCAGCGCTGAAAGCGCGCTGAGATTGCTGAATTCCATTTTAAGCATCGCTATACTCCTGCTAGAGCCGCATCAACTGATAGGGTTTCCATAAGGAAAGGGTCTGGGGCGGCATTTCCATTTTATGCAAATCCACCAGACCGTTTGACGATTCATCCGACTCCAGCAACTTCGTGCGCCCGGCAAACAACACCTTCAGCCAAAGCAGAAGCCCTTCACGGATCGCCGCAGGGACGGCGGTCGCATCGCCATAGCCCGCAACGTATTGCACTTCCACCGCGCGCACGGATCGTAAGGAGCCGGGCCAGGAATATTCCTGATTAAAAACCACCCGTCCGGGTTCGGCAACCGCATCGACAAAATAATTAGAGGGGTTTAAGGTCGTCGCCGATCCGGCTGGATCGTAGGTTTTGACATGCGTCACCGAAACCAGCGGCGGACGCGGTAGCGCGAGAACGCGGGATGCGTTGATCAATTCACCGGGAACGCGATCCAGCCACAACGCCCAGGTTTGAGTCAAAAACGCCCGACCTGTCCACGACTCCGCGCGATCTGAAAGCGCCTGTATCAGCGATGCGATTTCTGCATCGTCCTGCGTGTCTGAAATACGAAGATAGCTCTTGGCTTCCGCCAGGGTCGCCAGGGGGCCGGAAGGCGGTGTGATCGATTGTAAATTCATCATGAGTTCCAATTTATTAATAATTAGAGTTTGGCTCATAAATCTATAGCCAGAAATAAAAGCTAAACCGCAAACCACCCTCACCTGTATCCTCTCCCTGAGGGAGAGGAGCAGATTGCATCTGCGCGCAGATCGCCGGAACGTTTCAGTTGCATCTTGAAATATTGCTAGCAAAGCGCGTGGAGCCTTGCGGGTCCAGCGGCACGCCGGGCGGACTACGTCCGCAGGACTGATGCCGAAGCGTTTCGATTGCGTTCAGAAGGATTGATAGCAGTACGGGCAGAGCGTTAAGGCTCCGGCGCCTCGCCGGGCGGACTACGTCCGCAGGACAATGGTCGTAAGACTGGCAATATCAGTCAGGCTCTGCGATAAAGAGTCTGTTTCGATTCGAGGAGCGCCAGAGCGGACCATTCGAGCGGCGATAAATCATTTTTATCGAGCGGATAGCCCGCGCGTTTCCACCAGGCGATTCGCTCCAGTTCCGAAACCCAGGCTTTGAAGTTATTGGGGAATTGTTTCAGTATCGGGCGCGCCGGGTGGTTTTCGATATTCCATTGTGGATCTTCGCATTCATCGTCCACGCTTTCCAAAAACGTCTCGTACTCTACCTCCAGCCCCGACGCGTTGTCCCGCAGGTAGTCCATCAGTTTTTTAGATAGGAGTTCTCCATCTCGCTTTGTATCCGCGTCAATTCAAAACCGGCGGAAATTTTCCACAAAGGATTGATATGGTCTTTCCAGTTTTCCACTGCGGGATTGAGTTCGCGGTCCTCGTTCGCATGCACGTCGTAATAGGTGACGATGTCGGGCTTGCCTTCCGGATCGACGGCAGAAATGTTCATCAACAGCCGGTCCACAAAGTTAATGGTCGCCAGATGGTATTGTTCCTCATTGCTGTGGTCATCGGGAAGATTGAGGTAACGCTCGCGCATGTAGGCGCTGAACTCTTCAGCCGTGAACTGGCGAAACTCCAAAACCACATGGCAGTCGCCATGGGCGATTTTGACCCGGTGAAAACGGGGCGAAATATTAATGGGCATCGGCGGCCTCCTTTTTATTTTCCGGAGCGGCTTTGCGGTCTTTTGCTTTGCGCGGGCGACCTGCTTTCTTGCCAGATTCTTTTTGCTTCGCCCAGCCTTCTTTCAGAAAGGTATGCGCCAGGTCGGTGTCCATATCCATGGGAACCGAATACTCGCGGCCTTTTTTGAAAGTGTGAAGCGTCAGTCCGTCCGGCGCGGCTTGTATGTCTTGCAACATGATGATGTTCATGGGAATCCTTTAGAAAAAACTAATCAAATGTTTATTTAAAACCACCCTCAGCAGATTGCATCTGCATGCAGACAGCCGAATCCTTGCAACTGCATTCAAACAAGATTGATAGCAAGCAGGTATCACCTGCGGGAAAAGAGCCGCAGCATTTCAATCCACCCAGAAAGGATTGCTAGCAATGCAAGCTGAGCCATTACGGCCCCGGCGCCTCGCCGGGCGGGCTACGCCCGCTGGAAGAGAGCCGTAGCGTTTCGACAGCGCTCTAACAAAATTGATAGCAGTGCAAGATGAGAGCTAGAAAACCCTCTCCCCTAAGGGGAGAGGGTGGACTGCGTCTACTGGATAAGGGTCGAAGCTTGCAATTGCGTTATGGAAGTCTGCTAGCAATGCAAGATGAGCCATACTGGTCCAGCGGCACGCTGGTTAGGCGGCTGGGGCGTGATGCGGGATCGCTCGGGCGACCACGCTACACAAGGCGCCGCCAGAGGTCGCGGAAGATACGTTGACGACGGGGCGGATATAACGCTTGATTCCTTTGTAGCCAACACGTTGCACGGCGTTCGCCGACAAGGCGCTCAAGGTCCCTTCCAAATCGCTGGAGGCGACATCGGTCCAGTTGGAATTGTCGTCTGATTCCTGAACGCGCGGCGCGTAGACGCCGTCGGTCAGGGTCCCCGTCATGAACGCAACCACCGCGCCGTAGAAGTTCAACAAGTCCGCGCCAGCTCCCGCCTCATCCTGATCGGTTGAATAAACGGCAGGGGCCAGACTGTGTACCAAATCCATATTGTTTTTTGCATCACTCATAAAATTATTTCTCCATATTATTGGTTAAGCAGGCATCGCCTGCTGGATAAGAGCTTAAGAATTTTTGATTGCGTTCTTGGGGATTGCTAGTAGTGAGAGTTCTGCGTCAAGAAAGCGGCATCATGCCGCCCCCTCACCCTGGCCCTCTCCCGCCAGGGGAGAGGGTAGACTGCGTCTACTGGGTAAGGGTCGTCGCTTGCAATTGCGCTCTATCAGGATTGATAGAAATGCAAGCTAAGCCATTACGGCCCCGGCGCCCCGCCGGGCGGGCAACGCCCGCTGGATAAAAGCCGTAACGTTTCAATTGCGCTCTAACAAAATTGCTAGCAATGCAAGCTGAGCCATACTGGTCCAGCGGAACGCTGGTTAGGAGGCGGTTTTTTGCAGGACGAGCGCTTCGAAGTTCGTCACATCGCCGCCGGTGCGTTTGGTGGTGTAGAACATCACAAACGGCTTGGCGCTGAAAGGATCGCGAAGAACGCGGATGCCGATGCGATCGACAATCGCGTAAGCCTGATGCCAGTCGCCGAAGGCCACTGACAAGGAATTCGCGGCGACGTCCGGCATGTCCTCCATGCGTTCGATCGGGCGACCCATCAGCGTTTGCGGTTCGCCAGCCTGCAGACCCGGTTGCCAGAGATATTGACCGCTGGTGTCTTTGAGTTTCGAAACCGCTTCCACCGAACTGCGCGACATCAACCAGCTGGCGCGTTCCGCGTAGGGGCTTTTCAATGCGTAGAACAATGCGCGGAGACCGTCTGCCGTGAGAGCGGCGGAAGCGCCGGAGTTGACTTGCTGAACCTGACCGGGGTTGGTCGTGCCCGTGGGGTAAGTCAGCAAGCCGCGCGGCTTGCCCACGCCGTCGCCGGAAATGAAAGCCGCATTTTCCATACGGGAAATCTTATCGGCGATCTTGCCCGCCAGCCAGGATTCCACGTCGATGCGCGCATCGTCCAGCAAGGTTTGCGTGGCTTTCGGCTGAGCATACAACTCGTGTACGGGGATGCGTCGCACGCCGATTTCAGGCGTCGCCGTTTCGGTGCGCGAAGCCTGCTCGGAAGTCCATCCCGCATCCGCTTCGTTGATGTCTTCGGGAATCTCCAGAGCGTCGCCGGAGATCATTTCCACTGCGGCAACGTGACGCATCGGCGAAGTTTCATGAATTTTCTGAACCACTCGATCCGACATGGCAGACGCCACCCAGTAACCGCCGTCGGGGTCGCTATCCGAAGAAAGGAGTTTGACTTCCTGCGGCGCGAGAGCAGATTCGCCTTTGCGGATATAGGTCAGAATGGCGTGATCGCGCGCCTTGCGCTCGGGTTTCGTTTCGCCCGTCATATCGAATGCGGGACGATTGACAAGAGCCTGCAAGCGTTCGACGCGCTCCTTGACCTGCAACAGCTCTTGCAGATCGCGCGTGATGCGATCCACCTGGTTTTCCAGAAGCGGGTCGGCGTGACCGCGTTTTTCCAATTCGGAAAGGCGCTGGTCGTTTTTGTTTTTGTGTTCCAGGAAGGCCTTGTTGAGGTCGTCCACCAAAGTTTTCACTTCGTTCATGAGATTCTCCTTGAGGATAGGTAGGGTCCGACTCCAGCGCCGAAGCGTAAGAATTCAGGACAAGAAATGTTTCGTGAGTTGTTTCAAAGATTGCTTCAATGCTTCGAACGAAGCATCCTGATGTTTCAAGCCGGTCACAGTCGCTTGCGGGTTCATCGGAAAGGTGACGACGCTGTATTCCATCAACTCGATTTCCTTGAGCCGACGAATGCGCGGGTCGTTCGCGTCCGCTTCGTCGCGCAGGGTGCGGAAACCGATGGATAAGCCCATGCGCGCGCCGACTTGCGCCGCCTGCCGCATGAGCGCGTGCTTTTCGCGTCCCGCCTGCACTTCGAGGTTGAGACGACCGCGAACAAAGAGGCCGTGCTGATCTTCACGCGCTTCCAGATTCCAGCCGATCTGGCGCGTTGGGTCGTGATGATCGAGGAGCGGAATCTTGCCGCCAGATTCGATGAGCGTTTGCGTGAAGGCGCCCGCTTCGACCAGTTCGCCGCCGAGATCGACGTTGCCAAAGGTCGAGGCGTAGCCGGAAAAGACGCCGCTGTCGTCCACCTCGTTCATTTTGAATGGAAAGGATTTGATTTGCGGCGGCGCGTCGTGATTAGCGGTGGCCGTCCGGCTTGCATGCGTCATTGCTTCTCTCCTTTGTCTGTAGATTCCAGTCGATCACCGCCGGGGATATCGTCGTATCCAACAAGGCGGCGTTTTTCATTCACGGTTAAAAAGTTGGAGTCTCCGGCGCGACGCCAGAGGCTTTCCTGATCTTCGGACAGGGCCGGGATGGAATCGCGGTCGTAGTCGAGAGTCCATTCCTCGCCATAGCGCGGCGTCAACCATTGGTTGAGGGCGTCGCGCAGACGGTTGAGAACCGGGCAGACCACTTCGCTGTACAGGGCTTTGCGAGCTTCCTTGCGGTTCTGGTAAGTGGCGTTTTGCAGACCCACCAGTTCCGGCGGGACGTTGAAGACCTGGGCGATTTGCGCCGCGCTCAGTTTCAGCCCTTCGATCCAGTCCATGTCCTTGGGCGACAAGCTCAATTCTTTCCATTCCAGATCCTGTTCCAGCAGGAGCGGTTCGCGCGCGTGGCTGACGCCCTGCAACTGACTGCGCATTTCATCGCGCAGGCGCTGAAACTGCTCGTCGCTCAGACGTTGCCGCGACACCAGCGCGCCGGAGGGAACGGCGGAGTTTTGCAGAAGGGATGCGTTCCAGCGGTCGCCTTCATTCAACTTGTCGATAGCCAGACCGGCGACCTGCACCGGCGACAAGCCGTACCAGTCGTCGAGAGGATGAAACAGTTTCAAATGCAGAATCTGCTCAACCGATAAAGTTTGCGCTCGGCCGCCAACGCGGTACTCGTAGCCTTCGATGCGGCGCAGGGGATGCGGCAGAATCCGCATGCGATCCGGGCGAAGCGCGTACAGCTCCTGCGGCGGCGCGACGTCTGTCGGACGAGAGTCGGAGACCGATTCAAGGTAGGCGTTGCCGGATAGATAAAGGAAGGACACCAGCGTTTCGATCAACTCGAAGCGACCCTGAAAGGGATTGGGTTTTTGCAGAAGATCGAGGAGCGGATGCGCGACGACTTCCTCGCGTCGGCCCGTCTTGCTGGCTCGATACAGGAGCCAGTCCACGCCTGCGGCGGCTTCTGAAATTTCCCGAATGCAGGCGTAGACCACGGAATTGCATGAATAGCCTTCGCTCGCCAGGGCGTCGTATCGCGCGCGCGGGGCGGGCGAACTGCCCACAGGGAGCATGAGGGTCAAGGCGCGCGTGGTGGCGCTCGCCTTGCTTTGAAACCAGTGAAATAGATTCATAGCGATAGGAGTTGAGGTTGAAAGTGGATTTTCGTTCCCGCCCTGCAATCGGTGCGAACGATTCCAAAGGAGTTTCAGTAAATAAAAGTGAGATCAGTGAACGCGGCGCACGCGCGGCCCGCCGCTGTGAGAGGCGGCGAGGCTGAAGATCATCTCCAGCGCGTCGGGGCCGTCGTCGTGGTCGGCTTTGGGAAAGTATTTCAGTTGATTGAGCAAGAGCGTTTGACTGCGTCGAAAGCGGATGAAGCCGTTTTTGATATGCGGTTGCAGTTTGGAAATCCTGAGAGTTTTGTCGATGTGCGGCCGGGTTCCTTCGATGGGAAGGTAGAGACCCCGGCGCGCGCTCTCGCGGGCGATATGCTCCTTGAACAATTCCTGAAACTGCACTTCTTCGACCACAACGCGATCGAAGGAATACATTTGATGAAAGACAAACAAATCTTCCATGATGCGGTCGGGATGGCGTTTCTGAATATCCGCTTCCAACACATCGAGGATGCCGTTCTCGCGCAGAACCGCGACGACAATCGCCGAGGGGTCCGACTTGATGGAAGCGCCACCCATCGAAGGATCGACCGCGCAAAGCACCGATTCCCCGGCTTGCAGGACCAGAGAACCCTGAGAAGAAAAACAGGAATCGTCCCAGAACTGAAACCAGTCTTCGTTGAACAAGCGTTCTGAAGGGTGGATCGGCTCGTTCTGTTTTTCAGAATCGAAATAGGCCGGCCCGTCGATCAGGCGCATCTTCATCAGATAGTAATAAGGTTCGCCCGCAGGCCAGAGCTCTTGCGCCCCTTCCAGCATTTCCTTTTGATGTGATTTGAAAAAGCAATCTGCCGCCTCTTCTCCGTCGGAGAGGAAGAGCCGTTCCCAGTCTTGCCAGAGCGGCGACGGCGACCATTGCAAAACGGCCTGCCATATTCTGGCCTTCCAGCCCGGTTGTTTGAGCAGTCGGGACAGGAGCGAGTCGTAATGCAGGATCGTTCCGATCACCAGATAGACGGTGTAGCGACCTCCGATTTTCATCACCGCCTTGAAGAACCAGGCGCGGTCTTTTTCGCGTTGTTCCGGCGATTCAATATTTTCATCGTCTTCCAGGTCGTCGCAGATCACCAGATCGGGGCGTCGACTGCCATGCCGGGCGCCGCGCAATCGTTTGCGTTTGCCCCAGCATTTCACTTTCACGCCGTTTTGCGTGATGATTTGTCCCGCCTTCCAGGCGCGCCCTCTGGCGCATGCATCGGGAAAGTCTTCCCGTAATCGTTCGTTGGCTTCCAGCTCGGCTTTGATGGACTCAAGAAATTCTTCAGCCTGTTCGGTGGTGTCGGAAAGCACCCCGATAAACCGGCGCCTTTTCCCGACGATGCACCAGAGGGGCAATATCAGCGTGCTGAGCGTCGACTTGGCGTTGCCGCGCGGGGCGGCCCGCGCCACGCGGTCGCCCTGGCCGTTCGATTCAGATTGTAGAATGACGGATTGATAGGTTGCATAAAGCTCCTCATGCATGACGGAGGGTTGATCGGTCAAATGATGCGGAAAATAAGTCTGGGCAAAAAACGTCAGGTCGT
This window of the Candidatus Nitrohelix vancouverensis genome carries:
- a CDS encoding phage major capsid protein — translated: MNEVKTLVDDLNKAFLEHKNKNDQRLSELEKRGHADPLLENQVDRITRDLQELLQVKERVERLQALVNRPAFDMTGETKPERKARDHAILTYIRKGESALAPQEVKLLSSDSDPDGGYWVASAMSDRVVQKIHETSPMRHVAAVEMISGDALEIPEDINEADAGWTSEQASRTETATPEIGVRRIPVHELYAQPKATQTLLDDARIDVESWLAGKIADKISRMENAAFISGDGVGKPRGLLTYPTGTTNPGQVQQVNSGASAALTADGLRALFYALKSPYAERASWLMSRSSVEAVSKLKDTSGQYLWQPGLQAGEPQTLMGRPIERMEDMPDVAANSLSVAFGDWHQAYAIVDRIGIRVLRDPFSAKPFVMFYTTKRTGGDVTNFEALVLQKTAS
- a CDS encoding HK97 family phage prohead protease produces the protein MNEVDDSGVFSGYASTFGNVDLGGELVEAGAFTQTLIESGGKIPLLDHHDPTRQIGWNLEAREDQHGLFVRGRLNLEVQAGREKHALMRQAAQVGARMGLSIGFRTLRDEADANDPRIRRLKEIELMEYSVVTFPMNPQATVTGLKHQDASFEALKQSLKQLTKHFLS
- a CDS encoding phage portal protein — encoded protein: MNLFHWFQSKASATTRALTLMLPVGSSPAPRARYDALASEGYSCNSVVYACIREISEAAAGVDWLLYRASKTGRREEVVAHPLLDLLQKPNPFQGRFELIETLVSFLYLSGNAYLESVSDSRPTDVAPPQELYALRPDRMRILPHPLRRIEGYEYRVGGRAQTLSVEQILHLKLFHPLDDWYGLSPVQVAGLAIDKLNEGDRWNASLLQNSAVPSGALVSRQRLSDEQFQRLRDEMRSQLQGVSHAREPLLLEQDLEWKELSLSPKDMDWIEGLKLSAAQIAQVFNVPPELVGLQNATYQNRKEARKALYSEVVCPVLNRLRDALNQWLTPRYGEEWTLDYDRDSIPALSEDQESLWRRAGDSNFLTVNEKRRLVGYDDIPGGDRLESTDKGEKQ
- the terL gene encoding phage terminase large subunit; translation: MASVWGNKLARGNEAIRTLIESSVRPFIETGEKEKIQRKQNALDDLTFFAQTYFPHHLTDQPSVMHEELYATYQSVILQSESNGQGDRVARAAPRGNAKSTLSTLILPLWCIVGKRRRFIGVLSDTTEQAEEFLESIKAELEANERLREDFPDACARGRAWKAGQIITQNGVKVKCWGKRKRLRGARHGSRRPDLVICDDLEDDENIESPEQREKDRAWFFKAVMKIGGRYTVYLVIGTILHYDSLLSRLLKQPGWKARIWQAVLQWSPSPLWQDWERLFLSDGEEAADCFFKSHQKEMLEGAQELWPAGEPYYYLMKMRLIDGPAYFDSEKQNEPIHPSERLFNEDWFQFWDDSCFSSQGSLVLQAGESVLCAVDPSMGGASIKSDPSAIVVAVLRENGILDVLEADIQKRHPDRIMEDLFVFHQMYSFDRVVVEEVQFQELFKEHIARESARRGLYLPIEGTRPHIDKTLRISKLQPHIKNGFIRFRRSQTLLLNQLKYFPKADHDDGPDALEMIFSLAASHSGGPRVRRVH